The window TTATTTTTTTAATTCTCTCATCAATCTTTTAAATTCCATACTCTTTGATCCAAAATTTATAAGCAATCCAATTTCAAGTTTATATGCTTCCAAATAATTGATTGCTTGAGCCAAGTGGACATCTTCCAA of the Patescibacteria group bacterium genome contains:
- a CDS encoding GxxExxY protein codes for the protein ELSFVREQEMWINYKGENIGTRRVDFFVEDKIMVEIKAVIKLEDVHLAQAINYLEAYKLEIGLLINFGSKSMEFKRLMRELKK